In the Panthera tigris isolate Pti1 chromosome F3, P.tigris_Pti1_mat1.1, whole genome shotgun sequence genome, CTGTGGAGAGAAGGTTGTTTTCATTCTAGCAAAGCCATCAGCCTTGAGACTGTGGGGAGTTCCCGGAGAAacgttttactctgccagcctcaagtatttgtcaatgggctgcaggttattaGGAAACTTAATTCTATctgccattttcttctgcttttgtttcccacatcGACGTCTGTAAGGGAGACCAGGCAAGGGACTTTTTGAAAGGAAAACCAAGGCCCAAGATGGGATCACTTATGTCAGGCCAAGTCACAAACCTGGGCTTCGTACCTAACCTAACTGCCGTTTCAACCTctcccagaaatgtagtcttaactggTCCGTCGGGAGTGTCTGGTCAGCACCAACAAGGCAGTTTGTCACAAGGGCCCTCTCCAGCCTACAAAGGAGGGGGAGGCAATCTGCATGATAAgacccctcccgcctccccctgGGGGAATTTCTTCGGGTTAGccaacagaggagagagaggagatggggggAAACTAGAAAGATAAATGCCTGCCTCCACGGCCTTCTCACGCTCCTCAGTGCCTCCATTTCCATGGAGGACGCCTCCATGGAAGTCAGAACTCCATTTTCAGCGTCCGACCCCTTGTAACAAGCAGGAGTCCTGGAGTCTACCCAGATCCTGGTCTGGCCGGGGAACCCACTCATGGGGCATGTGGGGACGGCAGCCCTCCAGAAGCACCAGTTGGGGAAAAAAGCTGGAAGCTCAGACCTCATTGCCCGCTCCACCCCTTCCCACACCCATCCTGCTGCTTCCCCTTGGGCTCTGCTACTGAAGCACTATAGGGCTCCCTAGACCATGTTCTGGGGGCTCCCAGAAAGGGGAATGGATGAGGAAATCCCTTAACTGGACCTCTCAGGCCCCCTTCCCGGTTAAAGTCCTCCTCCCCCAAGCAGGACCCTCTGAAagccctgtcccccctccccccgcagctcCATACTGGGTGTGGGGGCGCAATTGGCCTGCTGGACCAAGGGCATGGTGGTTGTACCACCTGAGCCACTGCACCTTCTCCCTACAGAGCTTCCTCAGGACCTATCCCGGGACCCAGAGCCAGCAAGGAGGGGACAGTCAACCTAAGTACCGCTCAGGTGGTAGGGACATCAGGGGAGATCAGAGATTGGGAGGGGGAGTTCTTATGACCTACATCTCctacagcctctgtggaaaagCCAAGAACTGAAGGGCCActgctcccgctctctctcttttaaaataataagcattaaaaaataaaataaaataaaataaaataaaataaaataaaataaaataaaataaaataaaataaaataaaataaaaataaaagagatgctGAGGGTGAAGTGTgtgtgggaaggggcacaggaCTTCCGTGCCCTCCAGGAGCACCATTCTCCCCAAATCCCTACGAGTTCACCAACCCTGAGGCTCCCTGAACCCCGTCCTTTGGGGTTTTGGAGAGGCTTCATTACACACGCTCGGTTGCTTAACTCATTGGCCCCTGGGGATGGAtggaccctctcccctccctggaggaaCTTCCAGTCCCACCCTCCAGTCACTGAGTTCTTACCGGCCTGCATCCTTGTCACCTAGAGGCTTTCAGCAAGTCAATATTAACACAGCAAAAGACCCTTTATTGTCCTTCCTAATAGGAAACTTCCAGGTTTTagcagctctgtgccaggaacaggaCGAAgaccaaatatacatttcttGTTATAAACTACAAATACCACACCATGGATCTGTTTAAATCTTAGGCAGATAGTCACCTTATACTAAAGGgtaaagaaattcaataaatCAAACCTCAATAGAGAATCTAGTGAATCCTTTAAAGAGGCTTCGTGAGGCCTGCCCTGCACCAGACCTGctggcctgccctgccctgccctgcacaGGAAGAGGACCATGACTGAGTATTGCTAGCATCACAGGTCCCAGAGTCATCCTGGCCTGTCTCCACCCTCAGGGATCCCCCTATCTTGCCCTCCTTTGCCCCTGAGCATGTAGTCAAAGGCGCTCACAGGCCAGGGAACACTGCAGGCTGGAGAGCACACCCAAGCAGGAGTATAGGGTAGCCAGATGGCTCCTGGAACATCTCCCACAACCAGGTAAAAATGGGGAGATGGTGTCTGGGGAAGGTCAGAAATCAGACCATATACCCCCATTGTGGCCACTGTGTCTGTTTGTGTATAGGGAGGGAGTGGACCCTTAAGAGGTCCCTGGAGCCCAGGGAAACGGAGGCTTGGGTACCCTGCTCTTCCCTCGTTGCCTGGAGAACCAGTGGGATAGCTATTGGGGCTTCACAGGGGACGGATGGGATAGCCCACGGGAAGAGGAACAGGGACGCAGAGGCCAGGCCCTCATCCCAGGTCCCAGCCTCTCCGGGCCCCACTTACCATGCTGGTCTGGGCTGTGTACTGGCTGGAGCTACCTGATGAGGCTCCAGGAAGCCTGTAAGAGGGGAGGTAGGTGCTGCTGTTTGGGCCTACGGAGGCCGGGGTCCTATGCTCAGCCAGAGCCTCTTGCCTGGAGGCCTGGCTCCTTCTAGGGCATAGGGCCACGGGGAGTGGGCAGCAATGTTGCCACCGGTTCCAGACCAGGTGTCGTGGGattgctgcaggggagggggacagagagccGCCGATGCCCTGCTTTCCCTCAGGTCCTTGCTCAGGCCAACAGACACCCAGACGTTAGAGGAAAGTGTCGAGGGTGTGGGCTTCTCCCCAGGTTCAGGCCCAGACCGCTCCAGGTACTGCACGAACCCAACAGCCCTGAtggcctcccagcccccacccttgcTCCCTCTAACCCATTTGCATCTCCCACCAGCATTGTGGAAACCACCCCAAGCTCTTTGGCGACAGACCGTGGGCTACCCGATCCTATCAGCGGCGTCTCCCAACCCACCTCGGAGGCCCGCTGTACTCATTCCCCAGCATGCACAACACTTTGAGGCCTCTGTGTTTGTATTTGTTGTTCCCTACACTTGGCAGCTTCTTCCCCCTCCTGTCCCAAGGCCCTTCTAACAAATCACGCTTTTTTGGTGTCCGCTTGGTGAGCCCTTGGTAGACGGGTGGCTTAAGGAGGAGCTAGGCGGTACCTCCTTGTCCCTCTCTACCCTGGACACTCACCTGGGACTGAGGGTTGCAGAAGTGGGAACAGGGCTGAGGAGATGCTGGGAAGCAGGGTGAGCAGCAAGGGGGCCTAGAGGGCCCAAGCCCAGTAGAGGAGTTCCTTTTGCCCACTGCTGGGAATGAACTCCTTCATGAGGCGGGAGGACAGCTACAGAGGGTCCGCGAAGACCCTCAAAGTGGCCTCCAGCACCAGGACGCCTCAGGGTTCCCTGACCACCAGGTCGGGCTGTGACATTTTCACAGTAAAGGTTCGCACAGATGCTGGTCTTAGCTCACTGCACTGCAGGCTGGGCAAGTGCAGGAGTTGGGTGTAGAGGACACGGGGCAGGTCCTGACAGCCACCTGTGGGCAAGAGGAGCAGAGTCAGCAGGGTGGTGGGGTTGAAAGGACCCTGGGAAGGGGGCAGAAGAGGCTGACCTAGACCATCTCAGTGGGttatgggagggtgggggggtacACGGGGAGTGGTCCAGAAACACCAGAATGCTTTCCTCAGGGCAAGTGGTAGGTCAACAAAAAAGGCTGGGGAAAAAATCCCAGAGAGGAGGGTCAACCGAGGTTGTGTGAAGAGGGTAAGGAACCTACTCACCCTGtagttccctttccttcttcacaAAGCTGTCCTGGAGGCCTTGAGAGGTGCCTGTTGTGACCAGTGGAAACGTTTGCAAAAAGTTGCTGCCCACTGCCAATCAGCACCTCCCTCACGGAAGTCTTGGGAGTCTGGGCTCCACCTACGGGGTTACAACTGGCCTTGTGCACATAAAAGCGGTTTCCACCTCTTCCAATGACAGGTTAGGAATACCTGTCCAAGCTAAAGACTTCCAGTCTCACAGTTCATTCTTTAACATAAAGGGATTAGAATTATAGTACGCTCCGGTACCGTACCAGGTGGATTTTGCAAGCGCGGTTGTGTCCTCCAACGCCACGTGGTCTTCTCACGCTCCCACTTCTACAGGACTAAAACCCCTTCCTTTACAACCCAGAGGCTAAGAAGCCCAGGACTCAAGTCCAGGCCGTCTTAACCAAAATTTCCTTCCCAGCTTGCCACATGCACAACCTCCCATTTTGGGAGCCAGGCACCTCAATGGCAGCTGGTTTGGTAGGACGTCGTTAGGTTCTTCTTTCCCAAGAGGACGGTCCAGAATATTGCCAAAGAACATTGTGCTGGAGCTTCCTCTGGGACAAACAGGCTAGTACCCTGGTTAATCATTTTACCATAGGCTTACTCAGGGGGCAAATTCTTCACTTTCTGCCCCAAAGCCCTATCAGTACCTGCCGCCCCACCCTGATTTCAAGACAACTATGAAGAAAAGGACTCAACTCCACAAAGGGGCAGGGCAGAATATTGTTATACTGGCCACAGCATTTCAAAGAGTCCAATAATAGTAGTAGGCCTGGCTAGATTTGAGAACAATTTCTTGTTATGACGAACCAGAAATACAAGATTCCACGGAGAACTGGAACAGTTGATAGAATATAGTTGAACTTAATTAAACcttcaagggaaataaaaaagagggtCAAAGCCACTGAACGGAGAAGCCCAAGATTGGTTTGGGATAAACATAAGGATAACAGCCTTTCAGCGTGGGTACCTTCTGAGCCCTCCCAGAAGGGATCTGCCAGCATTCCATCTCCTTTTCTGAAGCATGTGCCAAATCAAATGGCTATTTCCTCTCCATTGCAGGTGTAAGCGAACCCAAAAGTATCTCTTTGGATAGGATacaaagaggaaagtttatacATCTAATTCCACGGTAGAAAGTGCACACACCCAACCCAGCACACTCCTTATATGGTGTCAATGCCCACAGAAGTAACTTCAATCAAATCAGAGGCACTACCATGTGTAACCTATGCGGCCCTGCGGCTATGTCGGTGTTCCTAATTACGCTAAAAATATCAATGTAGCAGAATGCATTTTTGAGCTCCAAATTTTCTCAACACTTTTAAGAGGCTATTAAATGTAGAACAGAATTGTTTCACAGAAACCTAGGCATTAAGAAGGAACACTGATGGGCTCTTACTAGGCCTTTTTCATGGGAACACAGAGATGAAATATTAGAACGTCACAGCATAGGGACAGgtgaagggaggcagaggaggaagagagtgtTCTAGCCACAAGTTCTAGCCACATGTTCAAAGAGAAGTCAGAGTGATGGGGGTGGAGGAACAACCCAAACACAACCAAACAAAATCCAAGTCAGAGGAAAAAAGGGTTTCATACAACACAGtatcaaaaaagtaaaaggaacacACTAAAATGCACAAACTGGTGGCAAGTTAAGTCCATAGCCTATTGTGATAGGTCCTTCCAGCATCAATCAGGTGTCTTCTCCATCTGTTATTTCAAGGTTATTTACAGATGTGGTGACTTCTGAACAAGAGTCTCTCACAGGAGGGCGGGCAGGTTTCAATCATTGGTTTCTGGATCTGTTTGTGCCATATAAGCATCCAACTCGGCATCCAGGTGTCCTTTTGTTTTTGACATGTACGCATCCAACTGGTTGTCCAGCTGCTCCTTGGTCAGCACAGGGCGAGTGAGGGCACCTCTCCCTCGTCCACGGCCTCGGCCTCGGCCTCCAAAGCCCCCTCTTCCCCGACCTATCATACCCCGACCTggcccaaggggaaaaaaagaaaacagttacaagtAGGTTTAATGGGTGCTATGGCAAATGCCCCTTAGAGCAGTGGGGCCTAGCTGAGAAAGGCTGAAAGGGCAGGGCAAAGAGGAGAAATCTGGAAAAACAGGAAACACATTGGGTAGAAAGCAACACATGGAAAGCACACATAATGAATCCCTGTTTACATGCTCATCTCTAAATGctatttaaagactttttattcTATTGACAAAGGTAAAATAACTGACAAAAGAATCTTAATCTCTCCTAAAACAAAGCAATTATCTAAAGTGTGAGGCCCACTagaagtttattaattaaaatacattatagaTAATCCCATTTAGTAAGACAGGGAAGAAGTAACAAGGGCACAGAGAAACGGAGGTGTAAGGCTAGACAATTTTTAAGGTAAGCCTTATTAGAGAGCTTTCTGGAAAATCAGCTCATCTCTCCTCAAACTTACTGAAACTAATGAGCTGACCCCACATCAGGAGACTGAGGAGTTACGATGACATAGGAACAATGTGAGaagatggggaaaaatatttatagtagtCCCAGCCACTTCTATCTCAGATTCTAATTGCCTTCTAACAGTTATGGTTATCTGAGAGGTGGTTTCAATCCACTTAACAAAACATACACAGCTTTCTGAAAAGCTACTTtacaccccccacccacccctgtgaTGTCAGAAACCAGGTCAAGATAATTTGGAAACATGCTATTTCATCCTGAAACCCAAACGAGCTTGTACTTCACTCAGTGAGCCAAACGTATAATGGGCGAGAAGAAACTAAGCCCTTGGCTATCAAATTTCCTTTGCTAACAGTTATTGTCCTTTGGCAACTTCAAGGTCATAAATTACGGAAGACCCACCACACACTATAAAAGGACCAAAGCAGATATACACAGGGGCTACAGGAATAGATTTGCTCCCACCCTAGACAGGTGTTGTTGAGAGTTTTCCACTAAGCTCTGTATCAGAAAACTCCCATGAGGTCTGGATTAACAACAGCAACACCATTAAATGCCTTTCCAATCTGGGTCATGATGAGGTCACAAGACAAGTAGCACTAAGTCTCAAAGGTAAGATTATCAACAAGAGTCAGTTAACTGACATGGTACCTTCTTGCTTTCTACCTTGATCAAAAAAGTCATCTGATTTCCCACAGACACAAACTTTACCTTGAATTTACTTGGCTTCAACATCAATACCCAGCTCCAATCTCACCATCCTTTTCCACTCTTTCATTTTTGTACATCTCCCTCTTCTTTATTCTTAGACTCAAAGTGGGGTTTTGAGCTATGGGATGgggtgtgtggtggtgggggaaggacagagaaaggcaacACCTCAAACTGACCATCTTGTCATTTTAACGATACAATTTAAATTTGCAAGAACCTGGAAAAAGACTGCATATGATCTGGCTCTGACATGTACCTGACTGGTTCTTAGACAACCCATGACAGACTTTTGCACTACCGCATGTGAGTTTAGAAAGTAAGCcagtttcaaaaaacaaaacaagacaaacaaataaGCCTGCCTATGACTTGAAGCTGTGCAGAAAGGTGGCTCTGAGTTTTGAAGGGAGAGAAGTAAAAGGGAGCTATTCTCTGAAGTTGGTAGCTGACTAACCTCTACCACCGATTCCGCCACGACCCATAGCTCCACGCCCTAGGCCCCCTCTCCCAGGACCTCCACGACCTCGAACACCACCTCTTCTTAAGCCCATTCGGGGAGCTACGGCTCGTCCACCTCGGAGCAGGTTTTGACCTTGGAGAGGAGGCATACAATGTATATGCAGGTAAATCCAAGAGAGACAAAGTAGACTCTAACCAAAGGAAGGCGGTGAAGGTTAAATGAGAGttaattcagttaatttttaGGTTGGGGGGGGTGGCAAGCTGCACACCAAGTGTGAATAGATCAAGCTGCTCTTTATTCAATCAATTCAAAGTCTGACCACAAACCCATTTTGGGAAGAAGCTGGGAGTTAAGTTAATTAGTAAGTACATACAATAAATATCTACTGAATAATCAGACATGTGCCTAACATTAAGgtagatttaaaaatcaataatatggTTCCTGTTCTCAATACATTCTCACAAGGGACAAGAACAACATGGGGAACAGTGTTAACAGTGCCCAAAATGTAACATGTAGCTAAGTGCTATGGACCAACTTatcctctcttttttccaaatAGAACAGCGTGTTTCACTGGGAACAAAGATAGTTAAGATACAGGCCAACAGACCAAAAATTTCTTAGATTTGACTTATTTCTAGAACTTGAATGTGCTTTTGATTTAAGCAGCAGCAGGGTGTTTCAAAATGGAATGGAGATGACATGAATTACCTGTTGTTACGCAGGTCATAGCCTCTCACCATTGCACATTATCAGAAAAGGAATGGTATCGATAAAAGACATGCAGCACTATTAAAAATACGTGATTTCAAAggttattaattatattaatacaaATTCAGGCTTAAAGATGTTAAACAAATGTGTCCATAAGCAGcccaagagaaaagggaaggggtaGGGCCCGACAATGTTCAAGTACACAGCACTGACCTCGGAGCGACATCCCGCCCCTAAGCAGGGTTCTGGTGGCACGTCCCCCTCGTAGTCCTCCTCTGGGCAAGCCTCTCTGCATTATGGGCAGGCCTCGTCCTCCGATTGCTCCCCTGGCCAGGGTCCCTATGGGTCGGCCTAACCGTGCCTGGATGTTACTCTTACCCAGGCGCTGCTTTAAGCTCTTCTGGAAGAAAAGGTGTTGGGGGATTGAGATCAAAAAAGCATTCCAGTGGCATCTAGCAACTCAAAgtgcagagaaaaagaagcagtGAGATGGCTGTGTGCAGGGAGATAAACTTGCCGTAGGTGTCCTATAAAGAACCTAATCCAGAAACTAGCCTCTGCCTCAGAACATGGTAGAAAAGAAGAATTCTGATCCAGAGCTTTTATGAAAGCTTGAGTATGGTCCCATGAAATTGGCATCAACACAAATTACCTCACTCGTTTGGCTACAGAAGCCATACACCACTACATGAAACGTAAGTTTTAGTAAGAACTCTGTATTTCAAATCCTGGATTCTGTTTTTGAACCACAGGTCGACAATGA is a window encoding:
- the LOC102956390 gene encoding chromatin target of PRMT1 protein isoform X7, producing MAAQSAPKVVLKSTTKMSLNERFTNMLKNKQPMPVNIRASMQQQQQLASARNRRLAQQMENRPSVQAALKLKQSLKQRLGKSNIQARLGRPIGTLARGAIGGRGLPIMQRGLPRGGLRGGRATRTLLRGGMSLRGRGMIGRGRGGFGGRGRGRGRGRGALTRPVLTKEQLDNQLDAYMSKTKGHLDAELDAYMAQTDPETND
- the LOC102956390 gene encoding chromatin target of PRMT1 protein isoform X5, producing MAAQSAPKVVLKSTTKMSLNERFTNMLKNKQPMPVNIRASMQQQQQLASARNRRLAQQMENRPSVQAALKLKQSLKQRLGKSNIQARLGRPIGTLARGAIGGRGLPIMQRGLPRGGLRGGRATRTLLRGGMSLRGQNLLRGGRAVAPRMGLRRGGVRGRGGPGRGGLGRGAMGRGGIGGRGRGMIGRGRGGFGGRGRGRGRGRGALTRPVLTKEQLDNQLDAYMSKTKGHLDAELDAYMAQTDPETND
- the LOC102956390 gene encoding chromatin target of PRMT1 protein isoform X4 encodes the protein MAAQSAPKVVLKSTTKMSLNERFTNMLKNKQPMPVNIRASMQQQQQLASARNRRLAQQMENRPSVQAALKLKQKSLKQRLGKSNIQARLGRPIGTLARGAIGGRGLPIMQRGLPRGGLRGGRATRTLLRGGMSLRGQNLLRGGRAVAPRMGLRRGGVRGRGGPGRGGLGRGAMGRGGIGGRGRGMIGRGRGGFGGRGRGRGRGRGALTRPVLTKEQLDNQLDAYMSKTKGHLDAELDAYMAQTDPETND
- the LOC102956390 gene encoding chromatin target of PRMT1 protein isoform X6, which produces MAAQSAPKVVLKSTTKMSLNERFTNMLKNKQPMPVNIRASMQQQQQLASARNRRLAQQMENRPSVQAALKLKQTLYASPESGCGRICPSCGWASGGRCHATKSLKQRLGKSNIQARLGRPIGTLARGAIGGRGLPIMQRGLPRGGLRGGRATRTLLRGGMSLRGRGMIGRGRGGFGGRGRGRGRGRGALTRPVLTKEQLDNQLDAYMSKTKGHLDAELDAYMAQTDPETND
- the LOC102956390 gene encoding chromatin target of PRMT1 protein isoform X2; this translates as MAAQSAPKVVLKSTTKMSLNERFTNMLKNKQPMPVNIRASMQQQQQLASARNRRLAQQMENRPSVQAALKLKQTLYASPESGCGRICPSCGWASGGRCHATSLKQRLGKSNIQARLGRPIGTLARGAIGGRGLPIMQRGLPRGGLRGGRATRTLLRGGMSLRGQNLLRGGRAVAPRMGLRRGGVRGRGGPGRGGLGRGAMGRGGIGGRGRGMIGRGRGGFGGRGRGRGRGRGALTRPVLTKEQLDNQLDAYMSKTKGHLDAELDAYMAQTDPETND
- the LOC102956390 gene encoding chromatin target of PRMT1 protein isoform X1: MAAQSAPKVVLKSTTKMSLNERFTNMLKNKQPMPVNIRASMQQQQQLASARNRRLAQQMENRPSVQAALKLKQTLYASPESGCGRICPSCGWASGGRCHATKSLKQRLGKSNIQARLGRPIGTLARGAIGGRGLPIMQRGLPRGGLRGGRATRTLLRGGMSLRGQNLLRGGRAVAPRMGLRRGGVRGRGGPGRGGLGRGAMGRGGIGGRGRGMIGRGRGGFGGRGRGRGRGRGALTRPVLTKEQLDNQLDAYMSKTKGHLDAELDAYMAQTDPETND
- the LOC102956390 gene encoding chromatin target of PRMT1 protein isoform X3; its protein translation is MLKNKQPMPVNIRASMQQQQQLASARNRRLAQQMENRPSVQAALKLKQTLYASPESGCGRICPSCGWASGGRCHATKSLKQRLGKSNIQARLGRPIGTLARGAIGGRGLPIMQRGLPRGGLRGGRATRTLLRGGMSLRGQNLLRGGRAVAPRMGLRRGGVRGRGGPGRGGLGRGAMGRGGIGGRGRGMIGRGRGGFGGRGRGRGRGRGALTRPVLTKEQLDNQLDAYMSKTKGHLDAELDAYMAQTDPETND